The Chelonoidis abingdonii isolate Lonesome George chromosome 21, CheloAbing_2.0, whole genome shotgun sequence genome contains a region encoding:
- the NR1D1 gene encoding nuclear receptor subfamily 1 group D member 1, producing the protein MLQPHTLLQRRARGHGPGNYKSRQPPGWASALAACFTRPLLAESVSLGHEALPGNHMVDAPEPRAGDCAAAAGPRQRGWSRSPGRVKYCRGGRGGGTQSSRPARAPSPEQRQRSDPAQALPGSKGLPRSREGASEPGLEASAPLRMAAPDSNNNTGGVISYIGSSGSSPSRTSPVSLCSDSSNGSFQSSSQAFPSYFPPSPTGSLTHDSRPYSAGLQGSREDGSPSSSSSSSSSYGSSGNSPGGLQVAMDDGRRISPSKTTSNITKLNGMVLLCKVCGDVASGFHYGVHACEGCKGFFRRSIQQNIQYKKCLKNENCSIIRINRNRCQQCRFKKCLSVGMSRDAVRFGRIPKREKQRMLAEMQSAMNNMANNQLSGQCPLEGSPLGHPQPANPLSCHQPQQQLPGSLPQQQPCFSQFPQQLTPPRSPSPTEAMEDVISQVTKAHREIFIYAHDKLDTALPRPCDNNTLNWENHRCANGYQGNSLYRHNNNNLPHPDASRFPAWHSSSPSACNQNNMNSHRLCPTGYPSLAQEAETPAGQGCPWQRGTKDILLACPMNAHPHGRSGHTVQEIWEDFSLSFTPAVREVVEFAKHIPGFKDLSQHDQVALLKAGTFEVLMVRFAPLFNVKEQTVMFMSRTTYSLGELWGMGMGDLLSSMFEFSEKLGSLELTEEEMGLFTAVVLVSADRSGMENTASVEQLQETLIRALRALILKNHPTETSRFTKLLLKLPDLRTLNNMHSEKLLSFRIDAQ; encoded by the exons ATGCTCCAGCCGCACACGCTCCTGCAACGCAGGGCTCGAGGGCACGGCCCTGGGAACTACAAGTCCCGCCAGCCACCGGGCTGGGCAAGCGCCCTGGCCGCCTGCTTCACGCGCCCGCTGCTCGCCGAAAGTGTGTCACTGGGGCACGAGGCTCTCCCCGGGAATCACATGGTGGATGCTCCGGAGCCGCGTGCTGGAGACTGCGCAGCTGCGGCGGGTCCCAGGCAAAGAGGCTGGAGCCGGAGCCCTGGCAGAGTAAAATATTGCAGAGGAGGGAGAGGCGGCGGCACGCAGAGCTCCCGTCCTGCCCgcgcccccagccctgagcagaggCAGCGCAGCGACCCAGCGCAGGCTCTGCCGGGCAGCAAGGGGCTTCCCCGCTCCCGGGAGGGAGCTTCTGAGCCAGGCTTGGAGGCCAGCGCGCCCCTAAGGATGGCAGCTCCGGACTCGAACAACAACACAG gcgGCGTCATCAGCTACATCGGCTCCAGCGGCTCCTCGCCCAGCCGCACGAGCCCCGTCTCCCTGTGCAGCGACAGCTCCAACGGCAGCTTCCAGTCCAGCTCGCAGGCCTTCCCCTCCTACTTCCCGCCCTCGCCCACTGGCTCCCTGACCCACGACTCGCGGCCCTAcagcgctgggctgcagggctcgCGGGAGGATGGCTCTCCTTCCTcgtcatcctcttcctcctcctcgtaCGGCTCCTCCGGGAACTCCCCTGGGGGCCTGCAGGTCGCCATGGACGATGGGAGGCGCATCTCTCCCAGCAAGACCACCAGCAACATCACCA agctgaacgGGATGGTTCTGCTTTGCAAAGTGTGTGGAGATGTCGCCTCAGGCTTCCACTATGGGGTCCATGCCTGCGAGGGCTGCAAG gGTTTCTTCCGACGCAGCATTCAGCAAAACATCCAGTACAAAAAGTGCCTGAAAAACGAGAACTGCTCCATCATCCGGATCAACCGGAACCGGTGCCAGCAGTGCCGCTTCAAGAAATGTCTGTCGGTCGGCATGTCCCGGGACG CCGTGCGCTTCGGGCGCATCCCCAAGCGTGAGAAGCAGCGGATGCTGGCGGAGATGCAGAGTGCTATGAATAACATGGCCAACAACCAGCTGAGTGGGCAGTGCCCGCTGGAGGGCTCCCCGCTGGGGCACCCCCAGCCTGCCAACCCGCTGTCGTGCCatcagccccagcagcagctccccggCTCCCTGCCgcagcagcagccctgcttcTCCCAGTTCCCCCAGCAGCTGAcgcccccccgctcccccagccCCACGGAGGCCATGGAGGACGTCATCTCGCAGGTGACCAAGGCGCACAGGGAGATCTTCATCTACGCCCATGACAAGCTGGACACGGCGCTGCCACGGCCATGCGACAACAACACCCTCAACTGGGAGAACCACCGCTGTGCCAACGGCTACCAGGGCAACAGCCTCTAtcgccacaacaacaacaacctgcCCCATCCCGACGCCTCCCGCTTCCCCGCCTGGCACTCCAGCTCCCCCAGTGCCTGCAACCAGAACAACATGAACAGCCACCGGCTCTGCCCCACCGGCTACCCCTCCTTGGCCCAGGAGGCCGAGACCCCGGCAGGCCAGGGCTGCCCATGGCAAAGGGGCACTAAGGACATCCTGCTG GCATGCCCCATGAATGCGCACCCGCACGGCAGGAGCGGCCACACTGTCCAGGAGATCTGGGAGGATTTCTCGTTGAGCTTCACGCCCGCCGTCCGGGAGGTGGTGGAGTTTGCCAAGCACATACCAGGCTTCAAGGACCTGTCGCAGCACGACCAAGtggccctgctcaaagctggCACCTTTGAG GTGCTGATGGTGAGGTTCGCCCCCCTGTTCAATGTGAAGGAGCAGACGGTGATGTTCATGAGCCGCACGACCTACAGcctgggggagctgtgggggatgggCATGGGGGACCTGCTCAGCTCCATGTTCGAGTTCAGCGAGAAGCTTGGCTCCTTGGAGCTCACTGAGGAGGAGATGGGCCTCTTCACCGCTGTTGTGCTGGTCTCTGCAG ACCGCTCTGGCATGGAGAACACAGCGtcagtggagcagctgcaggagacCCTGATCCGTGCCCTGCGCGCGCTGATCCTCAAGAACCACCCCACGGAGACCTCACGCTTCACCAAGCTGCTGCTCAAGCTGCCCGACCTGCGCACCCTGAACAACATGCATTCGGAGAAGCTGCTGTCCTTCCGCATCGACGCCCAGTAG